The following is a genomic window from Vicinamibacteria bacterium.
CCAGGACACGAACGTCCTCCAAGCGCGGATCACTCATCTCCTCGCCGGAGAGTCGCGGAACATCATGGTCGTGGGCGACGACGCCCAGAGCATCTACGCATTTCGGGGGGCGAACCATCGGAACCTGTTCGACTTCAAAGAGAGCTTCCCCGACGCGAAAGTCGTCACACTGGAGCAGAACTACCGGAGCACCCAGGCGGTGCTCGACGTGGCCAACGCGCTCATGGTCCAGATGTCCGAGGCGTTTCAGAAACACCTGTTCACCGAGAAAACCGGAGGCGCCCTGCCGCTTCTCGTCGCCTGCTCCGACGAGCAAGAACAGGCCGCTTATGTGGCCGGGGAAGTCCAGCGGCTTCGCAACCGAGGGGTACCACTCTCGGAGATCGCCGTCCTCTTCCGTGCGAGCCGCCATGCCTTCGTGCTCGAGGTCGAGCTGGCGTCACGCAACATCCCTTACGTGAAGTACGGCGGGTTCCGCTTCATGGAGTCGGCGCACATCAAAGACGTTCTCGCTCACCTGAAGCTCGTCGAGCTTCCCTCGGACGATCTCTCGCTTTCGCGCGTGCTCCTCATGCGCGAAGGCATCGGGAAAACGGGGGCGCGAAAGATTCAGCAGGAGATTCTGGGAAAGCCTCTCGCTTCAGGGCTCAGAAGTTATTCGGCGAGGGGCAAAGTGCGTGCGAGTCTGGACGAGCTCGCTTTCTTCCTCTCGGAGCTCGAGCCGCTTCGCGACAAGCCGGCGCGATGCCTGGAAGCTGCCGTCGAGGCCTACGATCCCATCTTGAGAACCCGGTTCGATGACTGGCCGCGGCGCAAGCGCGATCTCGAAACGCTCGTCGGCCTCGTGGAGCGCTACCGCAGCATGACGTCGATGCTTTCGGACCTGACACTCGAGCCGCCGACGGCTTCGCGGAATCAAGGCCTCGCGGGCCGCTCCTCCAAAGGCGAGCTGGTGCTCTCGACGATGCATTCGGCCAAAGGGCTCGAATGGAAAGCCGTCTTCGTCATTCAGGCGCTGGACGGCGCCATCCCGATGGTGTCGGGTTTCGAGGACGAGGTCGACGAGGAAGCGCTCGACGAAGAACTTCGTCTCCTCTACGTCGCCGTTACCCGCGCCAAGGATTCACTCTATGTCGTCTGGCCTCGTGAGATCGCGCGAAACCGTTATGCCTTGCCCATGCCTTCGCGCTTCATCGACCGGATCCCCCAGGAGTACCTCGAAAAACGCGACGCGTGGGATCTTCTCACGTGACGGCGTGAGATTTCTTACTCTTCGACGACCACGGCCTTGGGCAAGGTGAGATAACGGAGGTTCGGATCGATTCCCGCCGTAAAGGTGGCTCCCGAGCCTACCGAGATCCCTTCCCACAACGCGATCCGCTGTCCGGCAAGAAACGTGACATCTCCCGGCGCCACGATCGGACAGACAGCGGCGTCCAGCGTCT
Proteins encoded in this region:
- a CDS encoding ATP-dependent helicase, whose product is MSDSLNTAQREAATIVDGPVLVIAGAGTGKTHTLVHRLVKLVEAGIRPETILLLTFTRRAAEQMITRASKILGGDREPVGGGTFHSFANATLRRYGRDIDLPSNFTILDQADTFDILSGIRTDLKATDKSIDLPRRETIGSILSKAVNQQIPIEDVVAREYPQFFEVVDYLGVIASRYERYKKERNLVDFDNLLVLLIRLLEESIDARSRVHHRYRYVMVDEYQDTNVLQARITHLLAGESRNIMVVGDDAQSIYAFRGANHRNLFDFKESFPDAKVVTLEQNYRSTQAVLDVANALMVQMSEAFQKHLFTEKTGGALPLLVACSDEQEQAAYVAGEVQRLRNRGVPLSEIAVLFRASRHAFVLEVELASRNIPYVKYGGFRFMESAHIKDVLAHLKLVELPSDDLSLSRVLLMREGIGKTGARKIQQEILGKPLASGLRSYSARGKVRASLDELAFFLSELEPLRDKPARCLEAAVEAYDPILRTRFDDWPRRKRDLETLVGLVERYRSMTSMLSDLTLEPPTASRNQGLAGRSSKGELVLSTMHSAKGLEWKAVFVIQALDGAIPMVSGFEDEVDEEALDEELRLLYVAVTRAKDSLYVVWPREIARNRYALPMPSRFIDRIPQEYLEKRDAWDLLT